Below is a genomic region from Ferrovum sp. PN-J185.
AATTGCTTCAGGAAAAACAACACTTGCCATGTCTCGACCATCTGCAACCAAGCCAGGTTTTTGTTTAAATTGATGCTGAACTGTCATCAACGCATCACGAACAGATTTAACTGCAGCAATTTTTGATGCAAATATACCACACTCTTCCGACCGTATTAAATCGGTAACATCTTGATTATTAACAATAACTTTACTTTCTTTAAATTCAATATGTAAGCTTTTAGACAAATGACTCAACGCTTTTTCATCCATTTCACTAATACCACGCAACTGCGCAGACAGAGCAACAATTCGATACAAAGCACCACTATCTAAATAATTAAAGCCTAGTTTTTCAGCGACACGTTGAGCTACCGTACCTTTTCCTGACGCAGAAGGTCCATCAATCGCAATAACAGGAATCATGATACAGAAATCTCTAAACCTGTAGATTTTGCAAGCTTGTCAAACCCTGGAAATGAAGTGGCAACATTTTGACAATCAAGAATTGTAATCGAGGAAGTGGCGTTGAGTGCTGCTATAGAAAAACTCATAGCGATACGATGATCACCATGGCTATTGATTGTACCACCATGATATGAACCACCCTCAATGATCATCCCATCAGAAGTGGGGACAGCGTTAATACCAAGAGACATTAATCCATCAGCCATAACTTGTATACGGTCACTTTCTTTAACACGGAGTTCTTCCGCTCCAGAAAGAATCGTTGTCCCCTTTGCATTTGCAGCAGCGATAAATATTACCGGAAATTCATCGATGGCTAGGCTCACTAATTCTTCAGGGATATGAATCCCAGTTAGTGGCTTGTATTTGATATGTATATCAGCAACTTTCTCACCACCTACGTAATTTACATTTAAAAGACTAATCTCAGCCCCCATCAACTCCAATATTTTTATTACTCCATCACGAGTTGGGTTTATCCCTACTTCTTCAATTATCAAGTCAGAACCTTCGGAAATAGCTGCACCAACCATAAAAAAAGCAGCAGACGATATATCTGAAGGAACTCTAATCGAAGTGCCATGGAGTACTGCAGAATTATCAACTGTAAT
It encodes:
- the cmk gene encoding (d)CMP kinase; protein product: MIPVIAIDGPSASGKGTVAQRVAEKLGFNYLDSGALYRIVALSAQLRGISEMDEKALSHLSKSLHIEFKESKVIVNNQDVTDLIRSEECGIFASKIAAVKSVRDALMTVQHQFKQKPGLVADGRDMASVVFPEAILKIFLTASSEIRAQRRYNQLINKGISANIKALLQDIVERDHRDLTRKESPLKQTLDAHFLDTSALTIDQAVNQVLQWFSGVSK
- the aroA gene encoding 3-phosphoshikimate 1-carboxyvinyltransferase, translated to MNVTYCISPGGKLTGKIKVPGDKSISHRSIMLGAIAEGITEVSGFLEGEDALSTMNAFRAMGVRIDGPDLGRVTIYGVGKHGLTAPNQVIDCGNSGTTMRLLSGLLAGQGFEVTLTGDDTLLKRPMARVANPLKQMGALIETKDSGKPPLTIHPNSHLNGITYTLPMASAQVKSAVLLAGLYANGLTTVIEPEVTRDHTERMLEAFGYKPKVNGNSITVDNSAVLHGTSIRVPSDISSAAFFMVGAAISEGSDLIIEEVGINPTRDGVIKILELMGAEISLLNVNYVGGEKVADIHIKYKPLTGIHIPEELVSLAIDEFPVIFIAAANAKGTTILSGAEELRVKESDRIQVMADGLMSLGINAVPTSDGMIIEGGSYHGGTINSHGDHRIAMSFSIAALNATSSITILDCQNVATSFPGFDKLAKSTGLEISVS